From a region of the Candida albicans SC5314 chromosome 1, complete sequence genome:
- a CDS encoding uncharacterized protein (Putative reductase or dehydrogenase; Hap43-repressed gene; alkaline repressed): MFKQIITSSSTKSTRLFTSSTLKYLSTSSSLLKPTLAAAAAAASITTTTTTTDNSSEYLTTGGSTHSIPAKGFRLSQPKTWEESNESALSKATKFLFLSEIARGMYICLEMYFRAPYTIYYPFEKGPISPRFRGEHALRRYPSGEERCIACKLCEAICPAQAITIEAEERIDGSRRTYKYDIDMTKCIYCGYCQESCPVDAIVETPNVEYSTATREELLYNKEKLLENGDKWEQELQYCIDADAPYR; encoded by the coding sequence tttaaacaaattataaCATCTTCATCTACTAAATCAACAAGATTGTTTACCAGCTCCactttaaaatatttatcaactaGTTCATCACTTTTAAAACCAACATtagctgctgctgctgctgctgcttccatcaccaccaccaccaccaccactgaTAATTCTAGTGAATATTTAACTACTGGAGGATCAACTCATTCAATTCCTGCTAAAGGTTTTAGACTTTCTCAACCTAAAACATGGGAAGAATCCAATGAAAGTGCATTATCTAAAGCCaccaaatttttatttttaagtGAAATTGCTCGAGGAATGTATATTTGTTTAGAAATGTATTTTAGAGCTCCATATACCATTTATTATCCATTTGAAAAAGGTCCAATTTCTCCAAGATTTAGAGGTGAACATGCATTAAGAAGATATCCAAGTGGTGAAGAAAGATGTATTGCATGTAAATTATGTGAAGCTATATGTCCAGCTCAAGCCATTACTATTGAAGCtgaagaaagaattgaTGGTAGTAGAAGAACTTATAAATATGATATTGATATGACTAAATGTATTTATTGTGGTTATTGTCAAGAAAGTTGTCCTGTTGATGCCATTGTTGAAACTCCAAATGTTGAATATTCTACTGCTACTAGagaagaattattatataataaagaaaaattattggaaaatGGTGATAAATGGGAACAAGAATTACAATATTGTATTGATGCTGATGCTCCATACCGTTAA
- the COX5 gene encoding cytochrome c oxidase subunit Va (Cytochrome oxidase subunit V; putative upstream CCAAT box regulatory element; macrophage/pseudohyphal-induced; repressed by nitric oxide; intron in 5'-UTR; Hap43p-dependent repression in low iron medium) — MFMRSLQRAATKANTASITTSILRFNSTVAKSTSAAPRALSNAYIGNLESRWTSLPKQDQQTLIDELKSRMELPWQELTPAEKKAAYYISFGEWGPRTPLYLPGERSQVFWITTGCIVASVVLFFGIRQFASPPPITMNKEWQEQSDDYLKSKNANPFTGYSQVQ; from the coding sequence ATGTTTATGAGATCATTACAAAGAGCTGCCACTAAAGCCAACACCGCTTCTATTACTACTAGCATTCTTAGATTCAACAGTACTGTTGCTAAATCAACCTCTGCTGCTCCAAGAGCTTTATCCAATGCTTATATTGGTAATTTAGAATCTAGATGGACTTCATTACCAAAACAAGATCAACAAACTTTAATAGATGAATTAAAATCTAGAATGGAATTACCATGGCAAGAATTAACTCCAgctgaaaaaaaagctgcttattatatttcatttgGTGAATGGGGGCCAAGAACTCCATTATATTTACCAGGTGAAAGATCTCAAGTATTTTGGATTACTACTGGTTGTATTGTTGCTTCAGTAGTATTATTCTTTGGTATTAGACAATTTGCTAGTCCTCCACCAATTACTATGAATAAAGAATGGCAAGAACAATCTgatgattatttgaaatctAAGAATGCTAATCCATTCACTGGTTATTCTCAAGTTCAATAA